Sequence from the Candidatus Woesearchaeota archaeon genome:
GAGATGGAGAAGGAAGCATCACGTTTTACTATGACGCGACAAGATACAATCTCGTACGATATATTCTTGAATATCTCAAAGAACAAGTTGCGATCACCAGTGAGCAAGTCAGTTTGGAAACTGCGGAACAGATTTTTTCAGACATTGATAGTTTCGTCACCGATATGGAAACAGGACAACAACAGGTGCATGACTTAAGAGACAATGCGCTCCTGCTCCAACAAGATCTCATCAGAGCGCATGAAGAAGTGAAAGCTGCGCAAGACGCGTTTGATCCATCTTATTATAAAATAAAGAGATTGCAAGCACAGCTCAACGCGACAGTGCTGAATTACAGCGAAACGTATGCGGAAACAGCAAATGTTACCGAAGTTATTGATGACCTTGCTCTTCTTGAAAGCAGCATCAATTCCCTCAATGCAAGCCTCCACTCTGTTGAAGCAGCATTGACGATGTCAGGAACACAGTATAATAGATCAGTGTTTACAAAAGCGTATGAATCAATGGACAAAGCAGCAAGCGAGCTTGAAAGCACCATTGCCTCTTTACACACAACAGAAGATCTGGAAAACCTCACTATGGCACAAACAGTGGATCTTCTAGAACAAATAAATGAAATTGTAGGCTATCTTGATGATGTGCACCAAAATCTTGCAGACACAGAACTCCTCCTCAGAAGTCACATAGAAAATATAGACACTGGAGTTACAAATCTCGATGGTCTTTCTGCGTCATTTGACACCTACATTGAAACATTTTCTGGAATTAATCAATCAGACGCGGAAAAATTCCTGCACCCATTAACCGCGACGTTTGAACCAATTCCTACAGATGCTGAAGAAAATAAAACTGCGATTGTCTTCCCAATCATTCTTGTCTTTATGATGAGCTTCATTTGCATTTTGTTGTCAAACATGCTTGTATTGAACGAAACGCACAGCCCTGCATATTTCAGAAATTTCCTTGTTCCAGCGCCTGCAGTGTTTTTTATCCTTGGAATTTTTATAACAAACCTCATCCTTGTTGGATTCCAGTTAGGAGTATTTTTTGTCGTTGCGTATCTGAGTTTTGGAGTTTCATTTTTTCTGAATCTTCCAGTATTTTTGAGTGCAGTCTTTATAGGCACCGTGTTCTACATTTTGGTAGGAATGTTGTTTGGATATGTCGTGCAAGACAGGCAAACATCATTGCTCTTCAGTCTCTTTTTTTCGTTGATTATGTTTTTCTTTTCGGATGTTATCTTTCCGCTGGAAATTATGCCCCCTGCGGCTGCGATGATTGCGCAGTTTAGTCCATTGGTATTGTTAGAAGGATTGTTCCGTCAGACCCTTTTCTTTGGTCATGGAATCACAGAGCAGTGGTTCGGCTTTACTGCAATAGGGTTGTATAGCGGCGTGTTGGCGTGTTTTGTGATTGCGGCGTATTATTGGAATAGAAGAATGAAATAAGAGTTGCACACTCAGGAGTTACTTCCGTCAATCATCTCCCGAAGGATCAGCTGGTGTTCACATCATCATCGTGTGCAAGAGAGAGTCTTGTTCTAATGTTTATAAATTTTTGTTGGGAGTTTAGATATATTTATTAGGAACAAAACAAATTCTATCCTCTATGATAAATCTCAT
This genomic interval carries:
- a CDS encoding ABC transporter permease; this translates as MGLEKLYFIIQKNLRLVFRNWMTFLLLVLGPMLLILVVGFAFSGDDLHDISIGVHAPKDAEIQEVVDALASEEISIVYFPRIDNCIRAMNHSIINICADFSEDFGDGEGSITFYYDATRYNLVRYILEYLKEQVAITSEQVSLETAEQIFSDIDSFVTDMETGQQQVHDLRDNALLLQQDLIRAHEEVKAAQDAFDPSYYKIKRLQAQLNATVLNYSETYAETANVTEVIDDLALLESSINSLNASLHSVEAALTMSGTQYNRSVFTKAYESMDKAASELESTIASLHTTEDLENLTMAQTVDLLEQINEIVGYLDDVHQNLADTELLLRSHIENIDTGVTNLDGLSASFDTYIETFSGINQSDAEKFLHPLTATFEPIPTDAEENKTAIVFPIILVFMMSFICILLSNMLVLNETHSPAYFRNFLVPAPAVFFILGIFITNLILVGFQLGVFFVVAYLSFGVSFFLNLPVFLSAVFIGTVFYILVGMLFGYVVQDRQTSLLFSLFFSLIMFFFSDVIFPLEIMPPAAAMIAQFSPLVLLEGLFRQTLFFGHGITEQWFGFTAIGLYSGVLACFVIAAYYWNRRMK